The bacterium genomic sequence TCGGCCCACTCAGGATAAACTCCACGAAGTGTAGTCGAGAAAGCGTTCGACCGAGCTCACGCCGAGGTCTCCAAATTCTTCAAGAAATACACTTGGAGATCTCTCCACTTCGCCCTGAGTAAACTCAGGACTTCGGTCGAGATGACGGCCTTATAATCCTTAACTTAATGGCCGTGACCCCGTACCAAAAATCACTCCATACCATACGTTAAACCCCGTACTAGAAGTTAAAAAAGTTAAATTAGAAGTTAAGCGCGAAACCCGTCAAATTAAGACTTGACGCAGCTAGATCTATGTAATGCAATGTATTACATATGAATTCGACAATTACTCTAAGAATCCCCAAAGCTATGAAAGATGAACTGGAAGCAGTCAGCAAAGAGCAAGGCATAGCTTCAAGCGACATTGTCAGGGAGTCACTTAGACGCTTACTTAACGTCTATAAATTTAAGACATTGCGCAGTAAAATCCTTCCCTATGCTGAACGTAAGGGTATTTTCTCCGATGAAGATGTCCTCAACTATCCTTCATGAAGGTTATTCTTGATGTAAACGTTATTGTTGCTGCATTTGCCGCACGCGGTCTTTGCTCCGAGATTTTTGCGGTAGTAATTAGTAATCATGATTTAATTATCTCTACTCAGTTGCTTGCTGAAATTAAACGCACGTTAGAAAAGAAAGTGGGTTTAAAAAATCCAATGCTCGGGGATGTGCTCTCATATTTATCAGATGTTTCTCACATCCTTACACCGCAACCGCTTGAAGCTAAAGCTTGCAGAGATAAAAGCGATTTGCATGTTTTAGGTTTAGCGCTAGTGGCAAAAGCCAATCTGATCGTTGCGGGAGATAAAGATTTGTTGGTGCTTAAGAAATTTAAACAGACTAAAATCCTAAATCCACGCGAATTTTGGACCATCGCGGGGCGCTAGTTAGCGTCGCAGAGTCTTCATTCTAGTACTTTTTCGACACCAGGAACTCCTTGAATTACTAGCGAGGTTTGCGGTTAGAGTTATTATCCATGAGGTAGGACAAGATTTGCATCAGAGCTGATTTTATAGTGTAGTATTACCTCCTGACGGAGGTAATTTTTATGCCATTTTATCATTCACTTGGCTCAATTCCGCATAAGCGACACACGCAATTTCGTAAAACCGACGGATCCCTTTACCGCGAAGAATTAATGGGCACCCGCGGATTTTCTGGCATCCAATCGATTCTCTATCATCATTGGAATCCAACTAGCATTAAGCAGGCAAAAATTCTCTCGAAGCAGCCAGTTGAGCTTGCTGAAAATGAGAACCTCGAACCACGCCACATTCGAACTGTCGATTTTAAAACTACAGGGGATCCGATTACTTCGCGGGAATGGCTACTCGTCAATAGCCAAACTAAACTCGGACTAGCTACTCCAACAGAGTCCATGAAATATTTTTATAAAAATGGTGCCGCCGATGAACTACTTTTCGTGCACTACGGTTCTGGAAAATTATATTCGCAATTCGGCAACCTGGAATTTCGCCCCGGGGACTATATCGTCATTCCCGTTGGCACGACTTATCAACTTGAATGCGCTCCTGGAACAAGATTTCTAGTGCTCGAATCAGAGGGAAGCATCGAAGTCCCCCGCCGCTACCGCAATGAATATGGGCAGTTTCTCGAACACGCTCCATTTTGCGAAAGAGATATTCGCATTCCTACGGAACTGACACCCCATGCTGAGACAGGTGAGTTTGAAGTACGCGTGCGCATCGGGGACACTCTAAATCAATTAATTCAACTGCCCCACCCATTTGATGTTGTTGGTTGGGACGGATACCTCTATCCCTGGATTTTCAACATTAATGACTTCGAGCCAATTGTCGGACGTATTCACCAACCCCCTCCAGTTCATCAAACATTCTACTCGAGCGGCTTTGTCGTCTGTTCATTCTGCCCGAGACTTTACGACTTCCATCCTCAAGCAATCCCAGTGCCGTATAATCACTCCAATGTTAACAGCGATGAAGTGCTTTATTATGTTGATGGTGAATTCATGAGTCGTAAAGGAATCGATGTGGGATCGTTTACGCATCACCCAGCCGGCATCCCGCATGGACCGCACCCAGGGTCAGTAGAGCAATCGCTGGGTAAGCAATCAACTGCTGAATTAGCAGTAATGGTTGATACCTATGCGCCTCTCCACTTTACGAAGAAGGGACTAGAACTGTGTGACCGCAGCTATGTCACAAGTTGGTTGGATAAATAATTAAAATTCTTAGGATCAGTAAATATGAGCCATATTGCCAGACCAGTAATGGTAAAGCCTATCATTCAGGGTACTACGATGTCTTCTGCCAGTGGAGATCCCCTGGGGATTGAAGGTTATGATTACATCGAAATCTATTGTGATTCCGCACGGCAAACTGCGTATTATCTAACGCACGGATTTGGTTTTGTGCCAGTTGCTTATCGCGGTCCTGAAACTGATACAAAAGATGCAGTGAGTATCCTGCTCAAGCAGGGAGAGGCGTATTTGATCATTACTTCTCCACTGCGCAGCACGAGCCCGCTTTGTGAGTTTGTGCATAAGCATAGCGTTACTGCACGCGATGTTGCCTTCACTGTCGCAAACTGTGAAGCCTTTTATTATGAGGCAATCAAGCGTGGTGCTACCAGTGTTCAAGCTCCAACTGAGTACAGCGACCAAGGTGGTACAGTGCGCCGTGCTTCAATCCGCACTTATGGCGATGTGATTCACTCTTGCGTTGAACGTAAAGGCTATCAGGGGCACTTCTTTCCTGGCTTTGTTCCTTACAAAGACATTTTCCATGATCGCGTTGACTGGCGTGAAGTAGGATTTAAACGGATCGATCACGTAGTTGGCAATGTCGAACTTGGCCAGATGAATACTTGGGTCAAGTTTTATGAAGATATTTTAGGCTTTTCTCAAATGATCCATTTCTCCGACAAGGATATTTCGACCGAATACTCGGCTTTAATGTCTAAGGTAATGACTGGAGGGCAGGGTAAGGTGAAAATGCCAATTAACGAACCTGCTGAGGGCCGCAGAAAGTCTCAAATTGAAGAGTACCTGGAATTTCATAATGGTCCCGGAGTCCAGCACATCGCATTTTTGACCGATGACATCATTGCAACCGTTAGAGCATTGCACCAGCGTGGGGTATATTTCTTGCGCGTGCCTAAATCCTATTATGACGAAGTGCCGCAGCGAGTTGGCACGATTAAGGAAGATCTCAAAACAATCGAAACTTTAGGCGTGCTCGTTGACCGTGATGATGATGGTTATTTGTTGCAACTCTTTACTAAGCCTCTGCAAGACCGTCCGACCTTATTTTTTGAAATTATTCAACGTGAGGGTTCAAGCGGTTTCGGCAAGGGCAATTTTAAAGCCTTGTTCGAAGCAATTGAACGCGAGCAAGCCGACCGCGGAAATTTATAAGATCAGATTAAGTAAAACAGTATGATTTTAGCATCAATTAAAGTTCCAAATTCAAGTTCTCCGACAGATCGCCTCGACGGTGAGCTTGTGCTTGTGCACCCCGATCACCAAACTGTGGCACGCCTCCCGCGAGAGCGTTTTCCGAACTTGCGTCAAACGATTGAAGTCTGGGATCATGCTGAAGTTGAGTTGCGTGAAATTGATTCAATCTTTAGATCGGGCAATTGGAAGGAGACCACAGCTACAGCAAGAGTAAGCTTTATGGCGCCATTGTCGCGCACTTGGGCCTTACTCGATGGTAGTGCGTTTATTCAACACGTGATTTTAGTGCGCAAAGCCCGCGGGGCTGAACCACCGGAAGATCTTTTTACGATTCCGCTAATGTATCAGGGCGCAAGTGAGCATTTGCTTGGTCCAACCGATGATTTTCCGCTAGCTGATGAGAAATATGGTTTAGATTTTGAATCGGAATTTTGCTTGATTACTGATGAAGTCCCGATTGGCACAATTGCCGCGAATGCGGCTCAGCATGTGAAATTAATCCTGCTCATGAATGACTGGAGCATGCGTAATTTAATTCCACGTGAATTGGCCACAGGCTTCGGCTTTTTCCATGGCAAGCCTGTTTCATCATTTTCACCTTTTGCGCTGACTCCAGATGAGCTTGGCGATTCCTGGCAGGAGGGTAGAGTACACTTGCCGATTCGCACGACTTTAAATGGTAAACTTGTCGGAGAGCCAAATGCCGCAGAGATGCACTTCTCATTTTATGATTTAATTGCGCACGCTGCTAAAACGCGGGCACTCAGTCCAGGGACAATTATTGGCAGCGGCACGGTTTCTAATCAAGACGAGTCTAAGGGGATATCGTGTCTGGCTGAAAAGCGTACATTAGAAACAATTCACCACGGCGCTCCGCAAACGCCCTTCTTGAAGGCTGGGGATCGTGTTGAAATTGAGGTCCTTAAAGCTGGTAAAAGTCTTTTTGGAAAAATGTCGCAGCAGGTCGTGCAGGCGCGCGACTATTGAGACCATCGGTAAGGCGAAAAGCCAGTTAGCGAATGAATGATGAAATATTAAAAGTTTGCCTCGAAAGTCTTTTTGACCATGCTGGAACTTTTCCACCAGCTGCGAAGGAGTTTGATCAAGCTCTCAAAGATGCTGGGTCTTTCAGCCGCACTTTAAGACGCCCATATTTAGTAGCCACGGATTTTGTTACCGAAGTTAGTAACTTGGGGCGCATCGTTACGGCTAATCTGCAGAATTATGGATTTAGTGCCGGAGCGGAATGCCGCGTTTGCGTGCTTGGTTCGACGCTTGGCGCAGCTACTACCAACCACAACTTAAGTGCGGAAATTGAAGCGATCAAAGCATTCTATGCAGTTGGTTCAGATAGCGTTCGACGCATGGCTTATGCTTATGAGTGCAAAATCGAAAATCAGCTACTCAGCGATCAAGATGCACTATTAACTTTAATTAACGATTTATCAAATCAATTTCCCTGTCCTAAATTCACTGTTGCCCTCGAGCCAAACCTCGCAACTGCAGCTTGGCAAAGTGATTTACGCTTAGCTGTAGAAATTCTAGCAGCAGTCAAACCAACGCAGAATCGAGCTCGCGTTGCTTTAAAGCTCCGGGGAAATGGCCCCCAGGCGATTACAAACGAAATTTTTGCTGAGGCACTAATGCAAGCCGTTCCACTTCGTCTACCACTTAAGGCAACTGGCGGATTGCATCATCCATTAATTGAAACAGAGCGCTATCAAAATAGCTTTGGATTCTTAAACCTGACCTTAGCTTTAATTGTCTGTGGACTAGACCGGCAAGTCAGTAAAATGGAGTTGCTGCAAATTCTTGAAAATACTGATCCCGGCTTTTTTGATTTTACAACTACACTGAAAGTCGGAAGCAAAGTGTTTGATCTAGAAGCGGTTAAAAACTTTCGTCGTAATTATAGCTTTACAATTGGTAGCTGTAGCTTAGTTGAACCCGATAGCGATCTAACGCGGCTATATTATTAATGACAGCGCTCAAAGATTGTCAGCATTTCAGTTCCGGAGAGTGTCGCTCTTGTGGGCTGTTAAATTTGAGCTATGCTAAGCAGTTGAAGGTGAAGCAAGAGCAAACTCTTCAAGCCTTAGCGCCGTTTATCAATAACGATACAGAGATTGAGTCAATTTGCGGCGCCGAGCCTGCAATGGCTTCACGGCTGAAGACAAAACTTGCAGTTTCGGGGACTGTGGAAAATCCGATTCTTGGTTACCCGCAGAGCTCGGGAGAAGTCATCGACATTAAGCACTGCCCAATCGTTGACATCGAACTTAATCGATTAGCTACGCAGCTACGTGAATTAATTACCGCTGAAAAGCTTGAGCCTTATCAGATTCATAGCCGTAGCGGAGAGCTTAAATATATTATTCTAAAAAAATCTTATTTTTATCCGCAAGTGATGTTGCGCTTTGTTTTACGGTCGAAAGAATTAGTTCGTCGGATTCGGGATATTTTACCAGAGCTAAGAAATCTTATGCGCGATCGAGGGAGAGAGATCCAAACTATTTCTGTGAATATTCAGCCACTGCCAGCAGCGATCGTCGAAGGCAGCGAAGAAATCATGCTTACCGAGGAAGTGTATCTGGAAGATCGTTTAGCTCAAACCGAGCTATTATTTTCGCCGCAGTCTTTCTCGCAAGTTACGCCACAAATTGCAGAGAAATTATATCTAAAGGCAAGCCAGAAGCTAAGAGCCGTGAACTCAAGCTCAGTGCTAGATTTATTTTGCGGAGTTGGCGCTTTTGGCTTAGTTGCTTTGCGACATAATCCACAACTCAAGCAGGTGACAGCAGTTGAATCTACAGCGACAGCTGTGATGGCCGCGAACCTGGCTGCGAATAAAAATGCACTTACAAATTATCGTGCAGAGCAGATTGTGGTAGAGGATTTCGCGGAACTGAAAAGTCATCGCCATCACGATACTTTGATCGTTAATCCTCCACGCAAGGGTCTAGGGGAGAAAATCGCTCAGTTTGTAATCGGCCAGAAACCAAAGCATTTGCTGTATTCAAGTTGCAGTTTAAGCACTTTAGCTAAAGATTTAGCGTGCTTAAGCCCTGAGTATAAACTTAATTCAGTGGCAGTCTTTGATATGTTTCCAATGACTGAGCACTTTGAAGTGCTAGTGCAGCTCGAGCACTAGAAAAGCGGCGGATTTTCCTGTATAGAGAATTCCTCAATTATTTCTTTGGTAGAAGTTAAATCCAGCTTTTTATAGTTTTTGAAACTCCAAAAAGCTGTGACTAGGATTTTTTGGTTTATACTCTGACTTCTTAATTTGTGGTCGTCTTTGGAATGCGCATAATTGATATTCCAGAGACGACCGGGATAGGTTGTCTGGAGAAAATTATGAGGATGGATACTCAAGAATTCGTTGCTGGCGTGATGGCACAGCAACACGTTAGCCGTTACATAACTTACGATCAAAGGGTGGCTAAAGCTGCTCAAGTGAGAAGTGAGGACTATGGCGATACGGAAAAGGCACACCGAGATGCACTTGCCGAACAGATTCGCTCGTTGGTTGGTGAAGGAGTAACTTACCAGCACAAGCGAGCTCATCATGGAGATTACGTGACCGAGATGGTTTTTCAAGGCCACAGAGTGACAGTTCGCTGTTCGGGAGCAATTGCAGGCAGTCCAAGATGGTGGTACGTAACTTGGGTTGGACGCACTTTCGATGGTAAGCCCACCCCCTGCACTTCTTCGACTGTTGACAGGTGGAGGGCGATCCGTCAGATCTTGGGAAAACTCGGAGTGACAATTAAAGCGGCTTCTGCCTGACGCCACGACTGTCTAAAGAATGGCTGTAGCTCGGAGAGGTTTTCCTTTTGGTTATCTACTCTTAGTCGCAGCACTTCTTTCATGCTTCTGGAGCATCTCGACAAATTCCTCTTTACTAAGTATTTTTCCCTAAATCTTAACCAGTTGCTGAGGAGCATTTATGAAAAAAATCCTACTTATTTCGCTTGTCATGTTATTTGCTTGTAAACATCAAGCAGTGGTTCCGCAAGAAGAGCACCCCATGCCTGTACAAGTTAGCTCTAAGCAGTTTGATCAACTAAAAACACTCGCTGGAACATGGGAAGGCGCGCATCGGACAGCTAAAGGCAATGAGCCTGCGAAAGTTGAATATCAAATTACCTCAGGTGGTAGCGCAATCGTCGAAAAACTTTTCCCAGGAACACCCCATGAAATGGTCTCGATTTACACTCCAACAAAAACGCAAAACGGATCAACGGTTTTAATGACACACTATTGTATGCAGGGAAATCAGCCGCGGCTGGAGTTAACTAAGGCCGACACCAAGTCAATGCATTTCAGTTTCGTAGAAGGCACAAATATTACTTCTGACAAAGACATGCATATGCATGCACTTAAAATCACATTCAAAGATCAAAATAACTTCACTCAAGAGTGGACTTCGTTTAAAGACGGCAAAGCAATGAAGCCAGAAGTTTTTACTTATTCGCGGATCGGTAATAATTAATGGGTCGAGCTTAAAGCACAACTTGCTTACGAATTAATGCCTTGCCGCTTGGTAGAGTTAGTCTAATTTCAATTAGCCATAAACCTGGAGCAGTTGTTTGTGGCAAGGCGTAATGGCCTGGACGGCTTGGAAGTTCTTCGAGTGTTTTCTCAAAATCCATGCTTGAATTTGCTGGGCGAGTTGCACGTAAAATAATTTGCCCTGCTGCATAGGCTTGAGTTTGAGCTTGTCTGAGGATCAGGACTTTTTCTCGATCATTTGTGACAATTTCGAGATCTAAGCCGATTTCTTTTGCACGCTGCCCTTGATCAATCACTGTTTGATATGATTGGCTGCGCTCGTAGGCACGATCTTCAATCGGAGTGTCTGCAGTATTTTTGGCCAGAGTAAAAAGGGCAATGTTTAGCATAACCGTCGTAGCCAGTACGGCAAACACAAAAATTGGCCAAATATAGTAGCCTTGCGGTCTTATGGGCAACGCTTCTTGCTTATTCATTGTTGGCTTCACTCTCTTCCTCTTCAAGATCACGACTTTCTTTCTCCGGACCTAGCAAAGTAATTTCCTGAGTTCCTACAAAGTTGTAGTCATCGACAAGTTTAATCGTAATACGCTTTGCTCCAGCTTCAAGTAAGTCCGGGGAGAAGTTGAAAAAAACAGGAACAATCAAATCTTTGCCGCCAGCTACTTTAATGGGATTTAAAGGCGTGATAAAACTCACGGCATTTTGTGCTACAATTGAAAGTGTGAAGCTTCGCTCAGTCTCGCTTTTGTTCGAAATATGAAGATTCATCTTATTTGAGATCTGGTTACTACTTAGTCGTAAAAAGACATCGTCAGTTTTTCCACGCATGAGTTGAAATTCACTAAGTTCACGCGTCGAAAAGAAATAGGTAAAAGTCGAAAAATACAGCGCCAGAATTGAGCCATAGAGCATTACCCGTGGGCGAATAAAGTGCGTCCGACTTCCCGCTAAGCCGTGCTCTGTATCGTAGCGAATTAGTTTAAGTGGTCGGCCAATTTTGGCCATGATTGAATCACAAGCATCAGCGCAAGCTGCACACTGCACGCATTCAAGTTGTAGGCCGTTACGGATATCAATACCTGTAGGACAAACCCGCACACACAAGCCGCAATCAATACAGTCACCTTTTGTTTGTTGCCCTTCTTTCTCCAGCTTTCCTCGAGGCTCGCCACGATTCCGATCGTAGCCGACTAATAATGAATCAGAGTCGAGTAAGACTGACTGAAACCGTGCATAGGGGCAAAGCACAGTACAAAACTGCTCCCTAAACCAACCAAACTGAAAGAGAATTACGCCCATCATCAAAAGAGTTACTAGGAACATGTCTAGATTTTCAAGTGGCGAACCAGTAATCATATGCAGTAAGCGATCTTTTCCGAGGAAGTAAGCAAGAAATGTGCTCGCGATGCACCAAGCAATTATAGAAAAGACCAAGTACTTTGCGGATTTTTTCAAAAATTTTTCTACGGTCAGGTGGCTCTGGTCGAGCTTCTTGCGTTTTTGCGGAGAACCTTCGATCAGTGTTTCGATTGGTCGAAATACGAATTCGACAAAGACAGTTTCTGGACATGCCCAGCCACACCAAATTCTTCCAAATAATGCAGTGAAGAAGAATAAGGAAAAGGCGAGTGCGCCGAGCACTAAAAAAAGATAGCGCATATCTGTTGCCCAAAAAGTGCTCCCAAAGAAAACAAATTTGCGATTAAAAATATCAAGGAAAACAGCTTGACTGTTGCCCACTGTAATCCAAGGCATACTCAGATAAACCGTAAGCAGTATGTATGCTACAAGCGTGCGGCGCCGATAAAAAAAGCCACGAATGATCTCGGCATAGACCCACTTGCGGCTGCCATCTTTTGTTACAGTATATAGGGTCTCTCGATAATCTGACATTTATTTATTGTAGCAGATCTCCCTGCGGTGCTTTGGGATTTGCAGGATTTGTCCCCTGGAGAGTCCAAACATATGCGGCAATTAGATCGATATCGCTATTCGGCAATACTCCTTTCCAGGCAAGCATTCCTTTATCGAGCACACCAGTCTCAATTACATTTCGAATCTCAGTTAACTTTCCGCCGTGGATCCAATAGGGGTCCGTCAAATTTGGACCAACCAAGCCTTCGCCATTTTGGCCGTGACAGGCTGCGCAGCGCAATGCATAGATCTCTTTACCTTTTGCTTTTGTCTGTTCTGAGCCGGCAAGTTTGACAAGGCCATTTTCGTCTAATGATCCAGCCTGCTGCGTAGCAGCATTTTTGGCTTGAACCTGTTCGAGCTCGCGCATTGCGCTTTGTAATTGGTCTGCTGTGGTATTACCTGGTAGTAGATGGTACCACGCTACGTAAGCAACGCTCCAAAGCATTGTGAAGTAAAACAAATATAGCCACCAACGCGGTAGGTCGTTATCAAATTCTTCAATCCCATCATAGTTACTGTCGAGTAATTTATCTTGCTCTTTCATAATTTAGAGTCCTCGTCGTTTAGTGGAAGTCTTGCTTCGTTTTCATAGCGTTCACGCGCAATTGGCCGATAAACCCTGTAAATCAGACCAATAAACATGAGCATGAATACTAGACTGGATAGTTGTGCCCAGAGCGTGCTTTCAGCTGCATTAATTAGGAAGCGCATAATTACTTCTGTTGTCCTTTGATGTCTGTGCCTAAACGTTGCAGATATGCAATCATCGCAACGATTTCCTTACTTTTAAAACCTGGATCTAAATTTGCCCCTTGGCTTTGGAGTTCGGCAGTAATTTTTTCAGCTTGCTGATTAAGGTTGATAACTGCTTGAGCGATTTGCTCATCGGTGTAAGGAACGCCAAGCTTTTTCATGATCTTTAGCTTATTCTGTGTTAGCGCTGTATCGAGCTCATAGCTATAAAACCAAGGATAAGCGGGCATGATTGATCCTGGGCTTGTCGAGCGTGGGTCAAGCATGTGGCGATAATGCCAGAAGTGATTGTATTTGCCGCCAATCCGATGCAGATCGGGACCTGTGCGCTTCGAGCCAAACTGGAATGGATGATCGTAAACAAATTCTCCAGACTTAGAATACTCACCATAACGCACTACTTCTTCGCGAAAGGGACGAATCATCTGGCTATGACAAGTATAACAGCCTTCGCGGATGTAGAGATCTCGTCCCTCAAGCTCTAATGGAGTGTAAGGTTTTACCGAGCTAATTGTCGGTACGTTACTAGCGATTGCGATCATCGGTACAATTTCTACGATTCCACCGATGAGCACTGAGACTAAGACAAGTGAGCTAAAGAGTAGGGGTTTACCTTCTAGTGTATAGTAGTGCCAGCTGCGGCCAGGTAAGCTCGCGCTAGAATGTGATGCCACTAAAGGATATGCCTGTGCTTGCTGGTCACTTAAATCTACGTTTGAGGCTTTTGCTTTGATAAAAGTTTTGAAAAAATTAACCAGAGAGAGAGTTGTTCCAGTCAAATATAGGGCACCGCCAAGTGCGCGAATCCAATAGAATGGAATTAACTTTGTTACTGTTTCAACAAAGTCCGGGTATTTTAATGTTCCATCAAGGTTAAAACCACGCCACATTAAACCTTGAGTAATCCCGGCGACCCAGAGTGAAGTCATGTATAAAACAATCCCAATTGTTCCGAGCCAAAAATGCCAGGCCATGAGCTTTTTACTATAGACTTCTGTTTTCCATAGTTTGGGGATTAAATAATAAATCATTCCAAAGGCAATAAAGCCGTTCCACCCGAGTGCACCGCCATGAGCATGCCCAATTGTCCAGTCTGTGTAATGTGAAAGCGCATTTACAGCGCGAATTGACATCATCGGGCCTTCAAATGTGGACATGCCGTAGAAGGTAATACCGACAACGAAAAACTTAAGGATTTCATCCGTGCGCACGCGATCCCAGGCTCCACGCATGGTCAGAAGTCCATTGATCATTCCGCCCCAGGATGGCGCAAGTAGCATTACAGAAAAAACCATTCCTGTGGTTTGTGCCCATTCAGGCAGTGAAGTATTTAATAAGTGATGTGGCCCTGCCCAAATATATAAAAATACTAGTGACCAAAAGTGCACAATTGACAGACGATAAGAATAAATTGGCCGGCCAATAGCCTTAGGCACAAAATAATACATCAGTCCCAGAAATGGTGTGGTCAAGAAAAAGGCTACAGCATTATGGCCATACCACCATTGCACGAGCGCATCTTGAATTCCAGCAAAAACAGGGTAACTCTTAAATAGTGAAACAGGTAATGCTAGCGAATTGACGATATGCAGCATGGCAACTGTCAGTACAGTGGCAATGTAGAACCAAATTGCCACGTAAATATGCTCTTCGCGTCGCTTAATAATCGTTCCGAAAAGGTTAATTGCAAAGACAACCCAGATCAGCGTAATTGCAATGTCGATTGGCCATTCGAGCTCGGCGTACTCTTTGGAAACAGTGATGCCGAAAGGCAGTGTGAGTGCTGCAGAGACAATAATTGCTTGCCAACCCCAAAAGTGAATTTTACTTAAAGTGTCGTTAAACATGCGTGCTTTGCAGAGGCGCTGAGTTGAATAATAAATCCCGGCAAAAATTGTATTTCCAGCAAAAGCAAAAATTACTGCATTTGTATGCAGTGGTCTAAGGCGACCAAAAGTTATCCAGGGTAAGCCTAAGTTGACTTGCCAATGCGCAAGTTCAAGCGCAATCAGCAGACCCACAAGCATTCCGACAAAGCCCCAAATTAGCGTTGCGATTACAAACTTGCGGACA encodes the following:
- the ccoN gene encoding cytochrome-c oxidase, cbb3-type subunit I; this translates as MSQNSKLETFYYDDEIVRKFVIATLIWGFVGMLVGLLIALELAHWQVNLGLPWITFGRLRPLHTNAVIFAFAGNTIFAGIYYSTQRLCKARMFNDTLSKIHFWGWQAIIVSAALTLPFGITVSKEYAELEWPIDIAITLIWVVFAINLFGTIIKRREEHIYVAIWFYIATVLTVAMLHIVNSLALPVSLFKSYPVFAGIQDALVQWWYGHNAVAFFLTTPFLGLMYYFVPKAIGRPIYSYRLSIVHFWSLVFLYIWAGPHHLLNTSLPEWAQTTGMVFSVMLLAPSWGGMINGLLTMRGAWDRVRTDEILKFFVVGITFYGMSTFEGPMMSIRAVNALSHYTDWTIGHAHGGALGWNGFIAFGMIYYLIPKLWKTEVYSKKLMAWHFWLGTIGIVLYMTSLWVAGITQGLMWRGFNLDGTLKYPDFVETVTKLIPFYWIRALGGALYLTGTTLSLVNFFKTFIKAKASNVDLSDQQAQAYPLVASHSSASLPGRSWHYYTLEGKPLLFSSLVLVSVLIGGIVEIVPMIAIASNVPTISSVKPYTPLELEGRDLYIREGCYTCHSQMIRPFREEVVRYGEYSKSGEFVYDHPFQFGSKRTGPDLHRIGGKYNHFWHYRHMLDPRSTSPGSIMPAYPWFYSYELDTALTQNKLKIMKKLGVPYTDEQIAQAVINLNQQAEKITAELQSQGANLDPGFKSKEIVAMIAYLQRLGTDIKGQQK